Proteins from a genomic interval of Oncorhynchus kisutch isolate 150728-3 linkage group LG28, Okis_V2, whole genome shotgun sequence:
- the LOC109872550 gene encoding transmembrane protein 185-like isoform X1, whose amino-acid sequence MNLRGFFQDFNPSKFLIYACLLLFSVLLSLRLDGIIHWSYWAVFAPIWLWKLMVIIGASVGTGVWSHNPQYRAEGETCVEFKAMLIAVGIHLLLLTFEVLVCDRVARGTHFWLLVFMPLFFVSPVSVAACVWGFRHDRSLELEILCSVNILQFIFIALRLDKIISWPWLVVCVPLWILMSFLCLVVLYYMVWSVLFLRSMDVIAEQRRTHITMAISWMTIVVPLLTFEILLVHKLDGHYSSSYVSVFVPLWVSLVTLMATTFGQKGGNHWWFGIRKDFCQFLLELFPFLREYGNVSYDLHHEDPEVCEEMPAHDPPKIAPMFSKKNGVVITQSPGKYFVPPPKLCIDMPD is encoded by the exons ATGAATCTTCGGGGATTCTTTCAAGACTTCAATCCCAG TAAATTCCTCATCTATGCCTGTCTGTTGCTGTTCTCTGTTCTACTGTCCTTGCGTCTGGATGGCATCATCCATTGGAGCTATTGGGCTGTGTTTGCCCCCATTTGGCTATGGAAGCTAATGGTTATCATCGGTGCCTCAGTTGGCACAGGCGTCTGGTCCCATAACCCACAGTACAG GGCTGAGGGTGAAACCTGTGTGGAGTTCAAGGCCATGCTGATAGCGGTTGGGATCCACCTACTCCTGCTCACCTTTGAGGTTCTGGTGTGTGACCGTGTGGCGAGGGGCACCCACTTCTGGCTGCTGGTCTTCATGCCCCTCTTCTTTGTCTCGCCTGTCTCTGTTGCAGCATGTGTGTGGGGCTTCCGCCATGATCGCTCTCTAGAG TTGGAGATCTTGTGCTCGGTCAATATTCTCCAGTTTATCTTCATTGCCCTGCGACTGGATAAAATCATCAGTTGGCCATGGCTG GTCGTCTGTGTGCCACTGTGGATCCTCATGTCCTTCCTGTGCCTTGTGGTGCTCTACTACATGGTGTGGTCAGTGCTCTTTCTGCGGTCTATGGACGTCATCGCAGAGCAACGGCGCACTCACATCACCATGGCGATCAGCTGGATGACAATCGTTGTACCCTTGCTCACTTTTGAG ATCCTGTTGGTCCATAAATTGGATGGCCACTACAGCTCCAGCTATGTGTCCGTTTTCGTACCTCTCTGGGTATCCCTGGTGACTCTGATGGCCACAACCTTTGGCCAGAAAGGAGGCAACCACT GGTGGTTTGGCATCCGAAAAGATTTCTGCCAGTTTCTTCTTGAGCTCTTTCCCTTCCTACGGGAGTATGGGAACGTTTCTTATGACCTGCACCATGAGGACCCTGAGGTGTGCGAGGAGATGCCTGCACACGACCCGCCAAAAATAGCCCCGATGTTCAGCAAAAAAAATGGTGTGGTGATCACACAGAGCCCAGGGAAGTACTTTGTGCCGCCTCCAAAACTGTGCATTGACATGCCTGACTAA
- the LOC109872550 gene encoding transmembrane protein 185-like isoform X2 gives MGKFLIYACLLLFSVLLSLRLDGIIHWSYWAVFAPIWLWKLMVIIGASVGTGVWSHNPQYRAEGETCVEFKAMLIAVGIHLLLLTFEVLVCDRVARGTHFWLLVFMPLFFVSPVSVAACVWGFRHDRSLELEILCSVNILQFIFIALRLDKIISWPWLVVCVPLWILMSFLCLVVLYYMVWSVLFLRSMDVIAEQRRTHITMAISWMTIVVPLLTFEILLVHKLDGHYSSSYVSVFVPLWVSLVTLMATTFGQKGGNHWWFGIRKDFCQFLLELFPFLREYGNVSYDLHHEDPEVCEEMPAHDPPKIAPMFSKKNGVVITQSPGKYFVPPPKLCIDMPD, from the exons ATGGG TAAATTCCTCATCTATGCCTGTCTGTTGCTGTTCTCTGTTCTACTGTCCTTGCGTCTGGATGGCATCATCCATTGGAGCTATTGGGCTGTGTTTGCCCCCATTTGGCTATGGAAGCTAATGGTTATCATCGGTGCCTCAGTTGGCACAGGCGTCTGGTCCCATAACCCACAGTACAG GGCTGAGGGTGAAACCTGTGTGGAGTTCAAGGCCATGCTGATAGCGGTTGGGATCCACCTACTCCTGCTCACCTTTGAGGTTCTGGTGTGTGACCGTGTGGCGAGGGGCACCCACTTCTGGCTGCTGGTCTTCATGCCCCTCTTCTTTGTCTCGCCTGTCTCTGTTGCAGCATGTGTGTGGGGCTTCCGCCATGATCGCTCTCTAGAG TTGGAGATCTTGTGCTCGGTCAATATTCTCCAGTTTATCTTCATTGCCCTGCGACTGGATAAAATCATCAGTTGGCCATGGCTG GTCGTCTGTGTGCCACTGTGGATCCTCATGTCCTTCCTGTGCCTTGTGGTGCTCTACTACATGGTGTGGTCAGTGCTCTTTCTGCGGTCTATGGACGTCATCGCAGAGCAACGGCGCACTCACATCACCATGGCGATCAGCTGGATGACAATCGTTGTACCCTTGCTCACTTTTGAG ATCCTGTTGGTCCATAAATTGGATGGCCACTACAGCTCCAGCTATGTGTCCGTTTTCGTACCTCTCTGGGTATCCCTGGTGACTCTGATGGCCACAACCTTTGGCCAGAAAGGAGGCAACCACT GGTGGTTTGGCATCCGAAAAGATTTCTGCCAGTTTCTTCTTGAGCTCTTTCCCTTCCTACGGGAGTATGGGAACGTTTCTTATGACCTGCACCATGAGGACCCTGAGGTGTGCGAGGAGATGCCTGCACACGACCCGCCAAAAATAGCCCCGATGTTCAGCAAAAAAAATGGTGTGGTGATCACACAGAGCCCAGGGAAGTACTTTGTGCCGCCTCCAAAACTGTGCATTGACATGCCTGACTAA
- the LOC109872550 gene encoding transmembrane protein 185-like isoform X3 — protein MVIIGASVGTGVWSHNPQYRAEGETCVEFKAMLIAVGIHLLLLTFEVLVCDRVARGTHFWLLVFMPLFFVSPVSVAACVWGFRHDRSLELEILCSVNILQFIFIALRLDKIISWPWLVVCVPLWILMSFLCLVVLYYMVWSVLFLRSMDVIAEQRRTHITMAISWMTIVVPLLTFEILLVHKLDGHYSSSYVSVFVPLWVSLVTLMATTFGQKGGNHWWFGIRKDFCQFLLELFPFLREYGNVSYDLHHEDPEVCEEMPAHDPPKIAPMFSKKNGVVITQSPGKYFVPPPKLCIDMPD, from the exons ATGGTTATCATCGGTGCCTCAGTTGGCACAGGCGTCTGGTCCCATAACCCACAGTACAG GGCTGAGGGTGAAACCTGTGTGGAGTTCAAGGCCATGCTGATAGCGGTTGGGATCCACCTACTCCTGCTCACCTTTGAGGTTCTGGTGTGTGACCGTGTGGCGAGGGGCACCCACTTCTGGCTGCTGGTCTTCATGCCCCTCTTCTTTGTCTCGCCTGTCTCTGTTGCAGCATGTGTGTGGGGCTTCCGCCATGATCGCTCTCTAGAG TTGGAGATCTTGTGCTCGGTCAATATTCTCCAGTTTATCTTCATTGCCCTGCGACTGGATAAAATCATCAGTTGGCCATGGCTG GTCGTCTGTGTGCCACTGTGGATCCTCATGTCCTTCCTGTGCCTTGTGGTGCTCTACTACATGGTGTGGTCAGTGCTCTTTCTGCGGTCTATGGACGTCATCGCAGAGCAACGGCGCACTCACATCACCATGGCGATCAGCTGGATGACAATCGTTGTACCCTTGCTCACTTTTGAG ATCCTGTTGGTCCATAAATTGGATGGCCACTACAGCTCCAGCTATGTGTCCGTTTTCGTACCTCTCTGGGTATCCCTGGTGACTCTGATGGCCACAACCTTTGGCCAGAAAGGAGGCAACCACT GGTGGTTTGGCATCCGAAAAGATTTCTGCCAGTTTCTTCTTGAGCTCTTTCCCTTCCTACGGGAGTATGGGAACGTTTCTTATGACCTGCACCATGAGGACCCTGAGGTGTGCGAGGAGATGCCTGCACACGACCCGCCAAAAATAGCCCCGATGTTCAGCAAAAAAAATGGTGTGGTGATCACACAGAGCCCAGGGAAGTACTTTGTGCCGCCTCCAAAACTGTGCATTGACATGCCTGACTAA